From a single Arachis hypogaea cultivar Tifrunner chromosome 3, arahy.Tifrunner.gnm2.J5K5, whole genome shotgun sequence genomic region:
- the LOC112782564 gene encoding uncharacterized protein, with protein MDKSKYCAFHQKYGHTIDDCVIAKDVLEKLARQGLLDKYIDIRGRRRNTEDLGQHSKTTDNSRDKGKKVDTDINLPRRIINCISGGFAAGGCTNLVRKRSYRAMMTMTDSTLPEYTNKDKPEISFVPRDFKANDRNLDDPVVITAQVKDPLVKKILMDPGSSADVLFYLTFQKMKLSDKNLQPSLGELVGFSGERVSIRGYIWLQTTFGEYPNSKTIDIQYLVVDYKSPYNIILGRPSLNPFNAIVSTVHLCVKFLSQDNRVTTIYGDQKEARQCYNACLKDERPKQPEQQYIQAVYNSEQLPPLAKLDPRTNHQEWPMPTDDLTKIQSTNDEAKYTYLGSILKKEEQDQLSRLLR; from the coding sequence ATGGACAAGTCAAAGTACTGTGCTTTCCACCAAAAGTATGGTCATACTATAGACGATTGTGTAATAGCCAAAGACGTCCTCGAGAAGCTCGCCCGTCAAGGACTGCTGGACAAGTACATTGACATCCGAGGACGAAGACGGAACACAGAAGATCTCGGCCAACACTCCAAGACAACTGACAATTCCCGAGATAAAGGGAAAAAGGTAGATACAGATATCAATCTACCACGTAGAATAATAAACTGCATTTCTGGTGGTTTTGCAGCTGGCGGATGTACAAATTTGGTGAGGAAACGATCATACAGAGCTATGATGACGATGACAGACTCAACTCTTCCCGAATACACAAACAAGGACAAGCCAGAGATCTCATTTGTCCCTAGAGACTTTAAGGCGAACGATCGAAACTTGGACGATCCAGTCGTCATCACGGCACAGGTCAAAGATCCACTGGTAAAGAAAATCCTGATGGATCCAGGAAGCAGCGCAGACGTGCTCTTTTACTTAACATTCCAAAAGATGAAGCTAAGTGACAAGAACCTCCAACCCTCATTAGGCGAACTAGTAGGTTTCTCAGGTGAACGCGTCTCAATCCGAGGTTACATTTGGTTACAAACAACTTTTGGGGAATATCCCAACAGTAAAACAATAGACATCCAATACTTGGTTGTGGACTATAAAAGCCCCTATAACATCATCTTGGGTAGACCATCATTGAACCCATTCAATGCAATTGTTTCTACTGTGCACTTGTGTGTTAAGTTTCTGTCGCAGGATAACAGGGTTACCACCATCTATGGAGACCAAAAGGAAGCCAGGCAATGCTATAATGCCTGTCTAAAGGACGAACGGCCAAAACAACCTGAGCAGCAGTACATCCAAGCAGTCTACAACTCAGAACAACTACCTCCCCTGGCCAAGTTGGACCCAAGGACCAACCACCAAGAGTGGCCAATGCCGACCGACGATCTCACTAAAATCCAGTCGACAAATGATGAAGCCAAGTATACATACCTCGGCAGCATACTCAAAAAGGAAGAACAGGATCAACTAAGCAGGCTTCTAAGATAA
- the LOC112791600 gene encoding glycerol-3-phosphate acyltransferase 5 isoform X2 yields MECVVSELEGRLLKDSDTFCYFMLVAFEASGLIRFALLLLLWPVIRILDKVGKGDMGLKVMIFAAVAGVGESDIEWVARAVLPKFLMDDLDMEAWKVLSSKKEKRVVVTKMPRVMVERFVKEHLRADEVVGVELCVNRFGLATGLVRGGSIHNVSTSDCKEKCHNEHQLLRPLPVIFHDGRLVKRPTPSTALLILLWTPLGICLAIIRIIVGSLLPFWATPYVSRLFGGKVVVKGRPPPPASLGNSGVLFVCTHRTLMDPVVLSAVLRRQIPAVTYSISRLSEMLSPIPTVRLTRIRHVDAEKIKEELSKGDLVVCPEGTTCREPFLLRFSALFAELTDRIVPVAMNYRVGFFHATTARGWKGLDPIFFFMNPRPVYEVTFLNQLPVEATCSSGKSPHDVANYVQRILAATLGFECTNFTRRDKYRVLAGNDGSVSSCTSFLHRIKKVITTFKPFLQ; encoded by the exons ATGGAGTGTGTTGTGTCTGAGTTAGAAGGCAGGCTTCTGAAGGACTCCGATACTTTCTGCTACTTCATGCTGGTAGCTTTCGAAGCATCGGGTTTGATCCGTTTCGCGTTGTTGCTGCTTCTGTGGCCAGTGATTCGGATTCTGGACAAGGTTGGGAAGGGTGACATGGGGCTGAAGGTTATGATATTTGCGGCGGTTGCGGGTGTTGGTGAGTCAGATATAGAGTGGGTGGCGAGGGCGGTTTTGCCCAAGTTCTTGATGGACGATCTGGATATGGAGGCGTGGAAGGTGTTGAGctcgaagaaggagaagagggttgtGGTGACGAAGATGCCCAGGGTGATGGTGGAGAGGTTCGTGAAAGAGCATTTGCGCGCTGATGAAGTGGTTGGGGTTGAGCTCTGTGTCAATAGGTTTGGTTTGGCCACCGGCTTGGTTCGTGGTGGCTCCATTCATAATGTTTCAACCTCTGATTGCAAG GAAAAGTGCCACAATGAACACCAGCTGCTCCGCCCACTTCCAGTGATCTTCCACGACGGCCGCCTAGTGAAGCGGCCAACACCCTCCACCGCTCTCTTAATCCTCCTATGGACGCCCTTAGGCATTTGCCTTGCCATAATCCGCATCATCGTTGGCTCCCTCCTACCCTTTTGGGCCACCCCTTACGTCTCAAGGCTCTTCGGCGGCAAGGTCGTGGTCAAAGGAAGGCCACCGCCACCCGCCTCCCTTGGAAACTCCGGCGTGCTCTTCGTGTGCACTCACCGTACCCTCATGGACCCCGTAGTCCTCTCCGCCGTGCTCCGACGCCAAATCCCAGCCGTCACATACTCCATCTCTCGCTTATCAGAAATGCTGTCGCCAATTCCAACGGTTAGGTTAACAAGAATACGACACGTGGATGCGGAGAAAATCAAAGAAGAACTATCGAAAGGCGATTTGGTGGTTTGTCCAGAAGGAACAACATGCCGTGAACCCTTCCTTTTACGGTTCAGCGCCCTATTTGCAGAGCTAACTGACCGGATAGTGCCGGTGGCCATGAACTATAGGGTAGGGTTCTTCCATGCAACTACGGCTAGAGGATGGAAAGGCTTGGACCCTATTTTTTTCTTCATGAACCCGAGACCCGTTTATGAGGTTACTTTTCTGAACCAGTTGCCGGTTGAAGCCACGTGCTCTTCGGGTAAAAGCCCGCATGACGTGGCAAACTATGTGCAGCGGATATTGGCCGCCACGTTAGGGTTTGAGTGCACAAACTTTACTCGGAGAGATAAGTATAGAGTCTTGGCTGGGAACGATGGATCTGTGTCGTCTTGCACTTCTTTCCTTCATCGGATCAAGAAGGTCATCACCACCTTCAAACCGTTTTTACAGTAA
- the LOC140183605 gene encoding uncharacterized protein — MPKIDPNIFCHKLAINPLIRPISQKKRHLGADKRAASIEETTKLLNTGFIKELQYSTWLANVVMVKKNNGYNQILMHEADQDKVAFITDNSNFCYKVMPFGLNNAGKPLYLYLSITDHAISSVLVTEIGKQQHSVYFISKSLQNVETRYPKLEKLALALVTTARRLRHYFQSHTIVVRTEQPLRQILAKPELAGRLIKWLIELSEYDIQYQSRGAIKSQALANFIAVLTAEEQTPKDSVWTLYIDGASNSKGSRAGILLEGDHGIQFKQSLQFTFHASNNQAEYEALIAGLRLAQTMGITRINIKCDSLLFSSVEHPQTNGLAKAANKIILQGLKKKLDDSKREWAELIHEVLWSYNTTEQSSTKETPFRLVYGCDVMIPIEVSLQNIRTTNTNENNNIANRRVELDLIEEDRDKSALQQLATKRAIARKYNKKIKTRIFLEGDLVFKKVEDIRKPQGHGKLSANWEGPFRIHKVIGKGAYKL; from the exons ATGCCGAAAATAGACCCCAACATCTTCTGCCACAAGTTGGCCATCAATCCATTAATCCGACCTATATCTCAGAAAAAGAGACACCTCGGCGCCGACAAAAGAGCAGCCTCTATTGAGGAAACTACCAAACTACTCAACACCGGATTCATCAAAGAGCTCCAATATTCCACCTGGCTAGCCAATGTGGTAATGGTAAAAAAAAACAACG gttataaccaaatcttAATGCATGAGGCTGACCAAGATAAGGTTGCTTTTATTACTGACAACAGCAATTTCTGTTATAAAGTTATGCCTTTCGGACTCAACAATGCAG GTAAACCACTCTATCTGTATTTATCCATCACTGACCATGCTATCAGCTCTGTACTAGTAACAGAAATAGGAAAGCAACAACACTcggtatacttcatcagcaaatcACTTCAGAATGTCGAGACTCGCTATCCAAAGTTGGAAAAACTAGCCTTAGCCCTGGTCACAACGGCTAGGCGCCTACGACACTACTTTCAAAGCCACACCATCGTGGTCAGAACAGAGCAACCCTTAAGACAAATACTGGCAAAGCCAGAATTAGCAGGGAGACTAATCAAATGGTTGATCGAGTTGTCAGAATACGACATTCAATACCAATCCAGAGGGGCCATCAAGTCACAAGCACTAGCCAACTTCATTGCAGTGCTCACTGCGGAAGAGCAAACTCCCAAAGATAGCGTGTGGACACTATACATTGACGGAGCCTCAAATAGCAAAGGCTCTAGAGCAGGAATTCTCCTTGAAGGTGATCATGGAATACAATTCAAACAATCACTACAATTCACTTTTCACGCAAGCAACAACCAAGCAGAGTACGAAGCTTTAATAGCAGGTCTACGACTAGCTCAAACCATGGGCATCACACGGATAAACATCAAATGCGATTCCCTCCTG TTCTCTTCTGTCGAACATCCACAAACTAACGGCCTAGCCAAAGCCGCCAATAAGATCATTTTGCAAGGCCTTAAAAAGAAGCTCGACGATTCAAAAAGAGAATGGGCCGAGCTTATTCATGAAGTACTATGGAGCTATAACACAACTGAAcaatcatcaacaaaggaaacaCCTTTCAGACTAGTATATGGATGCGACGTCATGATACCAATTGAAGTGTCTCTACAAAACATTAGAACAACAAATACTAACGAAAACAACAACATCGCAAACAGAAGAGTCGAGCTCGACCTCATAGAGGAAGATCGAGACAAATCAGCACTACAACAATTAGCAACTAAGCGAGCCATAGCTCGAAAATACAATAAGAAGATCAAAACAAGGATATTCTTGGAAGGAGACCTCGTATTCAAGAAAGTCGAAGACATACGAAAACCACAAGGGCATGGAAAACTAAGTGCAAATTGGGAAGGACCATTCAGAATACACAAAGTCATCGGTAAAGGGGCATACAAACTATAG
- the LOC112791600 gene encoding glycerol-3-phosphate acyltransferase 5 isoform X1: MECVVSELEGRLLKDSDTFCYFMLVAFEASGLIRFALLLLLWPVIRILDKVGKGDMGLKVMIFAAVAGVGESDIEWVARAVLPKFLMDDLDMEAWKVLSSKKEKRVVVTKMPRVMVERFVKEHLRADEVVGVELCVNRFGLATGLVRGGSIHNVSTSDCKCMQEKCHNEHQLLRPLPVIFHDGRLVKRPTPSTALLILLWTPLGICLAIIRIIVGSLLPFWATPYVSRLFGGKVVVKGRPPPPASLGNSGVLFVCTHRTLMDPVVLSAVLRRQIPAVTYSISRLSEMLSPIPTVRLTRIRHVDAEKIKEELSKGDLVVCPEGTTCREPFLLRFSALFAELTDRIVPVAMNYRVGFFHATTARGWKGLDPIFFFMNPRPVYEVTFLNQLPVEATCSSGKSPHDVANYVQRILAATLGFECTNFTRRDKYRVLAGNDGSVSSCTSFLHRIKKVITTFKPFLQ; this comes from the exons ATGGAGTGTGTTGTGTCTGAGTTAGAAGGCAGGCTTCTGAAGGACTCCGATACTTTCTGCTACTTCATGCTGGTAGCTTTCGAAGCATCGGGTTTGATCCGTTTCGCGTTGTTGCTGCTTCTGTGGCCAGTGATTCGGATTCTGGACAAGGTTGGGAAGGGTGACATGGGGCTGAAGGTTATGATATTTGCGGCGGTTGCGGGTGTTGGTGAGTCAGATATAGAGTGGGTGGCGAGGGCGGTTTTGCCCAAGTTCTTGATGGACGATCTGGATATGGAGGCGTGGAAGGTGTTGAGctcgaagaaggagaagagggttgtGGTGACGAAGATGCCCAGGGTGATGGTGGAGAGGTTCGTGAAAGAGCATTTGCGCGCTGATGAAGTGGTTGGGGTTGAGCTCTGTGTCAATAGGTTTGGTTTGGCCACCGGCTTGGTTCGTGGTGGCTCCATTCATAATGTTTCAACCTCTGATTGCAAG TGCATGCAGGAAAAGTGCCACAATGAACACCAGCTGCTCCGCCCACTTCCAGTGATCTTCCACGACGGCCGCCTAGTGAAGCGGCCAACACCCTCCACCGCTCTCTTAATCCTCCTATGGACGCCCTTAGGCATTTGCCTTGCCATAATCCGCATCATCGTTGGCTCCCTCCTACCCTTTTGGGCCACCCCTTACGTCTCAAGGCTCTTCGGCGGCAAGGTCGTGGTCAAAGGAAGGCCACCGCCACCCGCCTCCCTTGGAAACTCCGGCGTGCTCTTCGTGTGCACTCACCGTACCCTCATGGACCCCGTAGTCCTCTCCGCCGTGCTCCGACGCCAAATCCCAGCCGTCACATACTCCATCTCTCGCTTATCAGAAATGCTGTCGCCAATTCCAACGGTTAGGTTAACAAGAATACGACACGTGGATGCGGAGAAAATCAAAGAAGAACTATCGAAAGGCGATTTGGTGGTTTGTCCAGAAGGAACAACATGCCGTGAACCCTTCCTTTTACGGTTCAGCGCCCTATTTGCAGAGCTAACTGACCGGATAGTGCCGGTGGCCATGAACTATAGGGTAGGGTTCTTCCATGCAACTACGGCTAGAGGATGGAAAGGCTTGGACCCTATTTTTTTCTTCATGAACCCGAGACCCGTTTATGAGGTTACTTTTCTGAACCAGTTGCCGGTTGAAGCCACGTGCTCTTCGGGTAAAAGCCCGCATGACGTGGCAAACTATGTGCAGCGGATATTGGCCGCCACGTTAGGGTTTGAGTGCACAAACTTTACTCGGAGAGATAAGTATAGAGTCTTGGCTGGGAACGATGGATCTGTGTCGTCTTGCACTTCTTTCCTTCATCGGATCAAGAAGGTCATCACCACCTTCAAACCGTTTTTACAGTAA
- the LOC112791600 gene encoding glycerol-3-phosphate acyltransferase 5 isoform X3, with protein MECVVSELEGRLLKDSDTFCYFMLVAFEASGLIRFALLLLLWPVIRILDKVGKGDMGLKVMIFAAVAGVGESDIEWVARAVLPKFLMDDLDMEAWKVLSSKKEKRVVVTKMPRVMVERFVKEHLRADEVVGVELCVNRFGLATGLVRGGSIHNVSTSDCKCMQEKCHNEHQLLRPLPVIFHDGRLVKRPTPSTALLILLWTPLGICLAIIRIIVGSLLPFWATPYVSRLFGGKVVVKGRPPPPASLGNSGVLFVCTHRTLMDPVVLSAVLRRQIPAVTYSISRLSEMLSPIPTVRLTRIRHVDAEKIKEELSKGDLVVCPEGTTCREPFLLRFSALFAELTDRIVPVAMNYRVGFFHATTARGWKGLDPIFFFMNPRPVYEVTFLNQLPVEATCSSGKSPHDVANYVQRILAATLGFECTNFTRRDKYRVLAGNDGSVSSCTSFLHRIKKEGERP; from the exons ATGGAGTGTGTTGTGTCTGAGTTAGAAGGCAGGCTTCTGAAGGACTCCGATACTTTCTGCTACTTCATGCTGGTAGCTTTCGAAGCATCGGGTTTGATCCGTTTCGCGTTGTTGCTGCTTCTGTGGCCAGTGATTCGGATTCTGGACAAGGTTGGGAAGGGTGACATGGGGCTGAAGGTTATGATATTTGCGGCGGTTGCGGGTGTTGGTGAGTCAGATATAGAGTGGGTGGCGAGGGCGGTTTTGCCCAAGTTCTTGATGGACGATCTGGATATGGAGGCGTGGAAGGTGTTGAGctcgaagaaggagaagagggttgtGGTGACGAAGATGCCCAGGGTGATGGTGGAGAGGTTCGTGAAAGAGCATTTGCGCGCTGATGAAGTGGTTGGGGTTGAGCTCTGTGTCAATAGGTTTGGTTTGGCCACCGGCTTGGTTCGTGGTGGCTCCATTCATAATGTTTCAACCTCTGATTGCAAG TGCATGCAGGAAAAGTGCCACAATGAACACCAGCTGCTCCGCCCACTTCCAGTGATCTTCCACGACGGCCGCCTAGTGAAGCGGCCAACACCCTCCACCGCTCTCTTAATCCTCCTATGGACGCCCTTAGGCATTTGCCTTGCCATAATCCGCATCATCGTTGGCTCCCTCCTACCCTTTTGGGCCACCCCTTACGTCTCAAGGCTCTTCGGCGGCAAGGTCGTGGTCAAAGGAAGGCCACCGCCACCCGCCTCCCTTGGAAACTCCGGCGTGCTCTTCGTGTGCACTCACCGTACCCTCATGGACCCCGTAGTCCTCTCCGCCGTGCTCCGACGCCAAATCCCAGCCGTCACATACTCCATCTCTCGCTTATCAGAAATGCTGTCGCCAATTCCAACGGTTAGGTTAACAAGAATACGACACGTGGATGCGGAGAAAATCAAAGAAGAACTATCGAAAGGCGATTTGGTGGTTTGTCCAGAAGGAACAACATGCCGTGAACCCTTCCTTTTACGGTTCAGCGCCCTATTTGCAGAGCTAACTGACCGGATAGTGCCGGTGGCCATGAACTATAGGGTAGGGTTCTTCCATGCAACTACGGCTAGAGGATGGAAAGGCTTGGACCCTATTTTTTTCTTCATGAACCCGAGACCCGTTTATGAGGTTACTTTTCTGAACCAGTTGCCGGTTGAAGCCACGTGCTCTTCGGGTAAAAGCCCGCATGACGTGGCAAACTATGTGCAGCGGATATTGGCCGCCACGTTAGGGTTTGAGTGCACAAACTTTACTCGGAGAGATAAGTATAGAGTCTTGGCTGGGAACGATGGATCTGTGTCGTCTTGCACTTCTTTCCTTCATCGGATCAAGAAG GAAGGGGAGCGACCATAG
- the LOC112771409 gene encoding thaumatin-like protein encodes MLYIICVFYILTREMLESRSMLLKKVMARWLSSFSLFTLYPYLYIQLSSLYCSNYIHVCFGVTDGTQLILVNNCKENVWPGILGNAGQDSPKEGGFLLPSGEEAEIQVPSGWSGRIWGRQGCIFDDKTGRGSCETGDCAGLLQCKGIGGALPATLVEMTLGTSQNPLHFYDVSLVDGFNLPVSMRAVGGSGECGVAACEADLNGVCPVALVLERNGKVVGCKSACLGARTHRYCCSGEYANPDKCKPTLFARIFKAACPQAYSYAYDHSSALKTCKAPRYSITFCPPKP; translated from the coding sequence atgttatatataatttgtgtattttatattcttaCACGAGAAATGTTAGAGAGTCGAAGTATGTTGTTGAAAAAAGTGATGGCCCGATGGCTCTCTAGCTTTTCTCTTTTTACATTGTACCCTTATTTATACATACAACTGAGTAGCTTATATTGTAGTAATTATATACATGTATGTTTTGGTGTCACAGATGGGACACAATTGATACTGGTAAACAACTGCAAGGAAAATGTATGGCCGGGTATTCTTGGCAATGCAGGTCAGGATTCTCCTAAGGAGGGAGGCTTTCTCCTTCCAAGCGGAGAAGAGGCGGAGATCCAAGTCCCAAGTGGTTGGTCAGGGAGGATCTGGGGAAGACAAGGGTGCATATTCGATGACAAAACAGGCAGAGGAAGTTGCGAAACCGGCGACTGCGCAGGCCTTTTACaatgcaaaggtataggaggagCCCTTCCTGCAACGCTAGTGGAAATGACGCTTGGAACCTCACAGAATCCGCTGCATTTCTATGATGTGAGTTTGGTTGACGGATTTAACCTTCCGGTGTCAATGAGGGCGGTGGGGGGAAGCGGAGAGTGTGGTGTTGCGGCGTGTGAGGCAGATTTGAATGGTGTGTGCCCTGTAGCGCTTGTATTGGAGAGGAATGGGAAGGTTGTGGGGTGCAAAAGTGCGTGTTTGGGTGCAAGAACCCACAGGTATTGCTGCAGTGGGGAATATGCTAACCCGGACAAGTGCAAGCCCACACTCTTTGCTCGAATCTTCAAGGCTGCTTGTCCACAGGCTTATAGCTATGCTTATGATCACTCTTCAGCCCTCAAGACTTGTAAGGCACCTCGCTATTCCATTACATTTTGCCCTCCCAAACCGTAG